From one Cyanobacterium stanieri PCC 7202 genomic stretch:
- a CDS encoding AAA ATPase central domain protein (PFAM: ATPase family associated with various cellular activities (AAA)~COGs: COG0464 ATPase of the AAA+ class~InterPro IPR003593:IPR003959~KEGG: cyh:Cyan8802_3458 AAA ATPase central domain protein~PFAM: AAA ATPase central domain protein~SMART: AAA ATPase~SPTR: AAA ATPase central domain protein) encodes MKEELNILIKAQYPLIYLVTSEEERAESAIARIAKDQETKEQKSRVFVWTVTHGIVEYNSQGRQGVQHNTVSPEAAIEWVVRQKDDGVYIFKDLHPYLDSPPVTRWLRDAIYSFKGTNKAIILMSPFHKIPVELEKDIVVLDFPLPQSSELETVLDKALQQSRQKKLLPQVKEKLVRAALGLTIDEAQKVYRKAQVKAGQLTEEEVEIVLSEKKQLIRRNGILDYVEEDKTIEAVGGLEELKHWLTQRSDAFSARAREYGLPQPKGMLILGVPGCGKSLIAKTTSRLWGLPLLRLDMGRVYDGSTVGKSEANLRNALKTAESISPAILFIDELDKAFAGSGGSADSDGGTSSRIFGSFLTWMQEKNSPVFVMATANRIERLPSEFLRKGRFDEIFFVDLPNAQEREAIFKIHLTNRRNEIERFDLPQLANVSEGFSGAEIEQAIIAAMYEAFAQEREFTQLDIIAAMKCTLPLSRTMTEQVTALRDWARKRARPASASVAEYQRLEF; translated from the coding sequence ATGAAAGAAGAGTTAAATATTCTCATCAAAGCTCAATATCCTTTGATCTATCTAGTGACTTCTGAAGAAGAAAGAGCTGAAAGTGCGATCGCCCGTATCGCCAAAGATCAAGAAACCAAAGAGCAGAAAAGCCGAGTCTTCGTGTGGACAGTAACTCACGGCATTGTAGAATACAATAGCCAAGGTCGTCAGGGAGTACAACATAACACAGTTTCACCAGAAGCGGCCATCGAATGGGTAGTTAGACAAAAGGATGACGGAGTCTATATATTCAAAGACTTACACCCTTACCTAGACTCTCCTCCCGTTACCCGATGGTTAAGAGATGCTATCTATAGCTTTAAAGGCACAAACAAAGCCATAATTTTGATGTCGCCTTTTCATAAAATACCCGTCGAACTCGAAAAAGACATTGTGGTATTGGATTTCCCCTTACCCCAATCCTCCGAGCTAGAAACCGTATTAGATAAAGCTCTACAGCAATCTCGCCAGAAGAAACTTCTCCCCCAAGTCAAAGAAAAATTAGTTCGTGCGGCGCTTGGTTTAACCATCGATGAAGCCCAAAAAGTTTATCGAAAAGCCCAAGTAAAAGCAGGACAACTCACAGAGGAAGAAGTAGAAATCGTCCTCTCCGAGAAAAAACAGCTAATTCGCCGTAACGGTATCCTTGACTATGTAGAAGAAGACAAAACCATTGAGGCAGTGGGAGGGCTAGAAGAGCTAAAACACTGGTTAACTCAGCGTTCTGATGCCTTCAGTGCCAGAGCAAGAGAGTATGGACTTCCCCAACCAAAAGGAATGCTCATATTAGGTGTACCCGGTTGCGGTAAATCCTTAATCGCCAAAACAACCTCAAGATTGTGGGGCTTACCCCTACTCAGGTTGGACATGGGCAGAGTTTATGATGGTTCCACCGTAGGCAAATCGGAAGCAAATCTCCGTAACGCCCTTAAAACTGCTGAATCCATTTCCCCTGCAATCCTCTTTATCGATGAACTAGATAAAGCCTTTGCTGGTAGTGGTGGATCTGCCGACTCCGATGGTGGCACATCTAGCCGTATCTTTGGTTCATTCCTCACTTGGATGCAAGAAAAAAACTCCCCCGTCTTTGTAATGGCAACCGCCAACCGTATCGAAAGATTACCCAGTGAGTTTTTGCGTAAAGGTAGATTTGATGAAATCTTTTTCGTTGACTTACCCAATGCTCAAGAGCGCGAAGCAATATTTAAGATACATTTAACCAACCGTAGAAATGAGATTGAAAGATTTGATCTCCCACAACTAGCAAATGTATCAGAAGGTTTTTCTGGAGCCGAGATAGAACAAGCAATCATCGCCGCTATGTATGAGGCTTTCGCCCAAGAGCGAGAGTTTACCCAACTAGACATCATCGCCGCTATGAAATGCACCCTACCCCTATCTCGCACCATGACTGAACAGGTAACAGCACTACGAGACTGGGCTAGAAAAAGAGCCAGACCTGCTTCAGCTTCCGTTGCTGAGTATCAGCGACTGGAATTTTAA
- a CDS encoding protein of unknown function DUF1257 (PFAM: Protein of unknown function (DUF1257)~InterPro IPR009666~KEGG: ana:all1871 hypothetical protein~PFAM: protein of unknown function DUF1257~SPTR: All1871 protein) yields the protein MSHFSTLRTKISSAEILTNSLRDLGINVKTDADVRGYNGQRLRADIVAVLEGEYDLGWSRNADGSFDLIADLWGVAKKHNQTELINSINQKYAVNKTLEEVKQRGLQNANVKLVLQ from the coding sequence ATGTCTCATTTTAGCACCCTACGCACCAAAATCTCTTCTGCGGAAATCCTCACCAATTCTTTACGGGATCTCGGTATCAATGTAAAAACTGATGCGGATGTACGTGGCTACAATGGTCAGCGTCTTCGTGCCGACATCGTCGCCGTCTTAGAAGGCGAGTATGATTTGGGTTGGTCTCGTAATGCTGATGGTAGTTTTGATTTAATTGCAGATCTTTGGGGCGTTGCTAAGAAACATAACCAAACTGAGTTAATTAACTCCATTAATCAAAAATATGCCGTTAATAAAACCCTTGAAGAGGTTAAACAACGTGGTTTACAGAATGCTAACGTGAAGTTGGTTCTTCAGTAA
- a CDS encoding ABC transporter related protein (PFAM: ABC transporter~COGs: COG1131 ABC-type multidrug transport system ATPase component~InterPro IPR003593:IPR003439:IPR017871~KEGG: ava:Ava_1452 ABC transporter-like~PFAM: ABC transporter related~SMART: AAA ATPase~SPTR: Heme ABC exporter, ATP-binding protein CcmA, putative) encodes MLQIKNLTKFYGKRAVLQDLNLNIKQGEIYGLLGANGAGKTTTINIICGLLNYDDGQVNINGENLSARSKYLLGVAPQENLLYPSLSCAENLSFFGKIYGLKGTKLKSAINRCLQGVNLLDRKDNAVDTLSGGMQRRVNIAVALIHNPKLLILDEPTTGLDIEARYEIWQLITSLKEEGMTILLTTHLLDEAQKLCDRIGIIKNGEIIAEGTLEELRKKVPAQEIIIIKTDEEEKAILKAQEKGFQHRYYGGDLAFLLPETLPLEELIKYFDHINLTSITRQPVNLDHIYLEVTQNVE; translated from the coding sequence ATGTTGCAAATCAAAAATTTAACTAAGTTTTATGGAAAACGAGCAGTTTTACAAGATTTAAACCTCAACATTAAACAAGGGGAAATATACGGTTTATTGGGGGCAAATGGTGCAGGGAAAACGACAACTATTAATATTATCTGCGGTTTGTTGAATTACGATGACGGGCAGGTAAATATTAATGGGGAAAATTTGTCGGCAAGGAGTAAGTATTTGTTGGGTGTAGCTCCTCAAGAAAATTTGTTATACCCGAGCCTCAGTTGTGCGGAAAATTTATCTTTTTTTGGCAAAATTTACGGTTTAAAAGGAACTAAGTTAAAATCGGCTATTAATCGCTGTTTGCAAGGGGTTAATTTATTAGATCGCAAAGATAATGCGGTGGATACCCTTAGCGGTGGTATGCAACGGAGGGTTAATATTGCGGTGGCGTTGATTCATAATCCTAAGTTATTGATTTTAGACGAACCCACTACGGGATTAGATATTGAAGCGAGGTATGAAATTTGGCAGTTAATCACCAGTTTAAAAGAAGAGGGAATGACTATTCTTTTAACTACTCACCTATTGGATGAAGCTCAAAAACTGTGCGATCGCATCGGGATTATCAAAAACGGTGAAATCATTGCGGAGGGCACATTAGAAGAGTTAAGAAAAAAAGTTCCTGCTCAAGAAATTATTATAATTAAAACCGATGAGGAAGAAAAGGCAATCCTCAAAGCTCAAGAAAAGGGTTTTCAACATCGTTACTATGGGGGAGATTTAGCTTTTTTATTACCTGAAACTTTACCCTTGGAGGAGTTAATCAAGTATTTTGATCATATCAATTTAACTTCTATTACCCGTCAACCTGTCAATCTTGATCATATTTATCTTGAAGTTACTCAAAATGTGGAATAG
- a CDS encoding addiction module antidote (PFAM: SpoVT / AbrB like domain~TIGRFAM: putative addiction module antidote~InterPro IPR013432:IPR007159~KEGG: hna:Hneap_1983 addiction module antidote~PFAM: SpoVT/AbrB domain-containing protein~SPTR: Addiction module antidote;~TIGRFAM: addiction module antidote): MIKLTVTNIGESMAIVLPNEILARMQIDQGDELYLVETEKGFTISNYPSEIEKEIETARKVMKQYHDALKELAR; encoded by the coding sequence ATGATTAAATTAACCGTTACAAATATTGGGGAATCCATGGCAATCGTTTTGCCCAACGAAATATTAGCGAGAATGCAAATTGATCAAGGAGATGAACTTTATCTAGTTGAAACAGAAAAAGGTTTTACCATATCTAACTATCCCTCTGAAATAGAAAAAGAGATAGAAACAGCTAGAAAAGTCATGAAACAATATCATGATGCCCTCAAAGAATTAGCTAGATGA
- a CDS encoding death-on-curing family protein (PFAM: Fic/DOC family~TIGRFAM: death-on-curing family protein~COGs: COG3654 Prophage maintenance system killer protein~InterPro IPR006440:IPR003812~KEGG: rlg:Rleg_1257 death-on-curing family protein~PFAM: filamentation induced by cAMP protein Fic~SPTR: Death-on-curing family protein;~TIGRFAM: death-on-curing family protein) → MMINWLSTSLIKIIHKEQINEHGGLQGTRDNNLLESALMRPQNLHFYQNITDIAILGSTYTFAIVRNHPFIDGNKRTGFVAGVTFLLLNGYQFSCDNQEVVITIKKLASGSLSEKDLQHWFITWSNLDY, encoded by the coding sequence ATGATGATCAATTGGTTATCTACATCCTTAATTAAAATTATTCATAAGGAACAAATTAATGAACATGGTGGTTTACAAGGTACTAGAGATAATAACTTGCTCGAATCAGCATTAATGCGTCCTCAAAATTTGCACTTTTATCAAAATATTACAGATATAGCTATATTAGGATCTACATATACCTTTGCTATTGTTCGAAATCATCCTTTTATTGATGGAAATAAACGAACAGGATTTGTTGCAGGAGTCACATTCTTACTACTTAATGGTTATCAATTTAGTTGTGATAATCAAGAAGTTGTAATTACTATTAAAAAATTAGCCAGTGGATCTTTATCAGAGAAAGATTTACAACATTGGTTTATAACTTGGAGTAATTTAGACTATTAA
- a CDS encoding (SSU ribosomal protein S18P)-alanine acetyltransferase (PFAM: Acetyltransferase (GNAT) family~TIGRFAM: ribosomal-protein-alanine acetyltransferase~COGs: COG0456 Acetyltransferase~InterPro IPR006464:IPR000182~KEGG: syp:SYNPCC7002_A0096 ribosomal-protein-alanine acetyltransferase~PFAM: GCN5-related N-acetyltransferase~SPTR: Ribosomal-protein-alanine acetyltransferase;~TIGRFAM: ribosomal-protein-alanine acetyltransferase) — protein MSLTTIKLQPLTEKHLSEVIELDQICFGGLWSLDGYKREIESPNSTLLIITTDIKNEEKIIGLGCFWAIVEEAHVTILAIHPDFQRQGLGKMLLEELLTQAKEKGLERATLEVSEHNQSAIALYEKFGFALAGRRKKYYQATGADALIFWKKLT, from the coding sequence ATGTCATTAACAACCATAAAACTGCAACCCTTAACCGAAAAACATTTATCAGAAGTTATCGAATTAGATCAAATTTGCTTCGGCGGACTGTGGAGTTTAGATGGTTATAAAAGAGAAATAGAAAGCCCTAATAGTACCCTATTAATTATTACTACCGATATAAAAAATGAAGAAAAAATAATCGGTTTAGGCTGTTTTTGGGCAATTGTAGAAGAAGCCCATGTGACCATTTTAGCCATTCATCCTGATTTTCAAAGACAAGGATTAGGCAAAATGTTATTAGAAGAATTACTAACACAAGCAAAAGAAAAAGGGTTAGAAAGAGCAACCCTCGAAGTTAGTGAACATAATCAAAGTGCGATCGCACTTTACGAAAAATTTGGTTTTGCCCTAGCAGGAAGAAGAAAAAAATACTATCAAGCCACTGGGGCAGATGCCCTAATCTTTTGGAAAAAATTAACCTAA
- a CDS encoding SSU ribosomal protein S18P (PFAM: Ribosomal protein S18~TIGRFAM: ribosomal protein S18~COGs: COG0238 Ribosomal protein S18~InterPro IPR001648:IPR018275~KEGG: syp:SYNPCC7002_A0573 30S ribosomal protein S18~PFAM: ribosomal protein S18~SPTR: Ribosomal protein S18;~TIGRFAM: ribosomal protein S18) produces MAYFRKRLSPIPPSQEIDYKDLELLHKFVTERGKMLPRRITGLTAHQQRELTRAVKKARLLALLPFINVEG; encoded by the coding sequence ATGGCTTATTTTCGCAAAAGATTATCTCCTATTCCTCCTAGTCAAGAGATTGATTACAAGGATTTAGAACTTTTACACAAGTTTGTAACTGAAAGAGGTAAAATGTTACCTCGTCGTATTACTGGATTGACTGCCCACCAACAAAGAGAGTTAACTAGAGCGGTTAAAAAGGCTCGTTTGTTGGCTTTGTTGCCTTTTATCAACGTGGAAGGTTAA
- a CDS encoding LSU ribosomal protein L33P (PFAM: Ribosomal protein L33~TIGRFAM: ribosomal protein L33, bacterial type~InterPro IPR001705:IPR018264~KEGG: cyc:PCC7424_3097 50S ribosomal protein L33~PFAM: ribosomal protein L33~SPTR: 50S ribosomal protein L33;~TIGRFAM: ribosomal protein L33) — protein MASKKGVRIIITLECTECRTNPDKRSKGVSRYTTMKNRRNTTGRMELKKFCTHCNKHTIHKEIK, from the coding sequence ATGGCAAGTAAAAAAGGCGTTCGCATTATCATTACATTAGAGTGTACGGAATGTCGTACCAATCCTGACAAACGCTCTAAGGGTGTATCTCGTTACACCACTATGAAAAATAGACGTAATACCACTGGCAGAATGGAACTTAAAAAATTCTGTACTCACTGCAACAAGCACACTATCCACAAGGAAATTAAATAG
- a CDS encoding microcin-processing peptidase 2 (PFAM: Putative modulator of DNA gyrase~COGs: COG0312 Zn-dependent protease and their inactivated homologs~InterPro IPR002510~KEGG: mar:MAE_33710 putative modulator of DNA gyrase~PFAM: peptidase U62 modulator of DNA gyrase~SPTR: Similar to tr|Q4C1F5|Q4C1F5_CROWT Peptidase U62) — MSPTLLISKEIPNLSYQPKGDRFDISWQQPLSTLLGMGRAAGADFVEFFLEKSNYINCLAEDDSITSITPRLATGAGVRVFRGKADCYVSTNDLTFNGLKQALEKALSILGLNIPQGSAFIPEINLELFRDYATLKNKDTWLSQCSNMQEMGDILLSANQFIEKKASKVRSRRAAYFRDWQEILVASTDGTFARDIRLTQSVGYNLLCADGQNRSSIGKRDGDTSNPDFLRQWNYQNVAEEVAESAGKMLYADYVESGQYPIIMANQFGGVIFHEACGHLLETTQIERKSTPFIDKKGEKIAHENLTAWDEGLSDKAFGTIDMDDEGMPTQRTLLIENGILKNFIADRAGSIRTGHPRTGSGRRSNYSYAAASRMRNTYIAPGEYTLDNLFSSIDKGIYCKKMGGGSVGPTGEFNFGVDEAYLVENGKITKPLKGATLIGEAKEIMKKISMSSQDLGLAAGFCGSVSGSVYVTVGQPHIKVDSITVGGR; from the coding sequence ATGTCACCAACACTATTGATTTCCAAAGAAATACCTAACCTATCATATCAGCCCAAGGGCGATCGCTTCGACATCTCATGGCAACAACCCCTCTCCACCCTACTAGGCATGGGTAGAGCCGCAGGAGCCGATTTTGTAGAATTTTTCCTCGAAAAATCCAACTACATTAACTGTTTAGCCGAAGACGATAGCATTACCAGCATCACCCCCAGACTAGCCACAGGGGCAGGGGTAAGAGTATTTAGAGGAAAAGCAGACTGTTACGTTAGTACCAACGATTTAACCTTTAATGGATTAAAACAAGCCCTAGAAAAAGCCCTCTCCATCCTTGGTTTAAACATTCCCCAAGGTTCAGCCTTCATACCCGAAATCAACCTCGAACTCTTCAGAGACTACGCCACCCTCAAAAATAAAGACACATGGTTAAGTCAATGCAGTAATATGCAAGAAATGGGCGACATCCTATTAAGTGCCAATCAATTTATCGAAAAAAAAGCCTCTAAAGTGCGATCGCGCCGTGCCGCCTACTTCAGAGACTGGCAAGAAATATTAGTCGCCTCCACCGACGGAACTTTCGCCCGAGACATCAGACTAACCCAATCCGTAGGCTATAACCTACTATGCGCCGATGGACAAAATCGCTCCTCCATCGGCAAAAGAGACGGAGACACCAGTAACCCCGACTTTCTGCGCCAGTGGAACTATCAAAACGTAGCCGAAGAAGTAGCCGAATCAGCAGGAAAAATGCTCTACGCCGACTACGTCGAATCAGGACAATATCCTATTATCATGGCAAATCAATTCGGCGGAGTAATCTTCCACGAAGCCTGTGGACACCTCCTCGAAACCACCCAAATCGAGAGAAAAAGTACCCCGTTCATCGATAAAAAGGGAGAAAAAATCGCCCACGAAAACCTCACCGCATGGGATGAAGGATTATCCGACAAAGCCTTTGGCACCATCGACATGGACGACGAAGGAATGCCCACCCAGCGCACCCTACTCATCGAAAACGGCATCCTCAAAAACTTCATAGCCGACAGAGCAGGATCCATACGCACAGGACATCCCCGCACAGGTAGCGGCAGAAGAAGTAACTATAGTTATGCTGCCGCCTCCCGTATGCGCAACACCTATATTGCCCCCGGAGAATATACCCTAGATAACCTTTTCTCCTCCATTGATAAAGGAATCTATTGCAAAAAAATGGGCGGAGGAAGCGTCGGCCCCACAGGAGAATTTAACTTCGGAGTTGACGAAGCCTACCTAGTCGAAAACGGCAAAATAACCAAACCCCTAAAAGGAGCAACCCTCATCGGAGAAGCCAAAGAAATCATGAAAAAAATTTCCATGTCATCCCAAGACTTAGGACTAGCAGCAGGATTCTGTGGCTCCGTAAGCGGTAGCGTCTATGTAACCGTAGGACAACCCCATATCAAAGTTGACTCCATCACCGTAGGCGGAAGATAA
- a CDS encoding carbohydrate ABC transporter membrane protein 1, CUT1 family (PFAM: Binding-protein-dependent transport system inner membrane component~COGs: COG1175 ABC-type sugar transport systems permease components~InterPro IPR000515~KEGG: cyn:Cyan7425_0944 binding-protein-dependent transport systems inner membrane component~PFAM: binding-protein-dependent transport systems inner membrane component~SPTR: Putative ABC transporter permease protein), translated as MSLNKLKAKITPWLFLSPALTLLTIFLFIPILYLIYLSFTNGNLTSTQWIGINNYRRLIIDSDFAQIIINTIYFSITSIIPSIIIPLLLAVLLNQKIILRSFFRTSYFIPSITSLVAMGLGFRWLFQNNGPVNQLLQQINITPIPWLNSPLWAMPIIILFSTWRQIGFNLVVFLAGLQAIPKSRYEAAELDGADSWAKFLYITIPGLKPTLIFCIITTSIFTFRSFEQIYVMTNGGPANSTNILAYYIYQQAFRQFNFGYAAAATSILLLIAFLLVYIQILITKE; from the coding sequence ATGAGCCTTAACAAACTAAAAGCAAAAATCACCCCATGGTTATTCCTTAGCCCTGCCCTAACTCTTCTCACCATCTTTCTCTTCATCCCCATCCTCTACCTAATTTATCTCAGCTTCACCAACGGAAACCTCACCTCCACCCAATGGATTGGAATCAATAACTATCGACGACTAATCATTGACTCCGACTTCGCCCAAATTATTATCAATACCATCTACTTCTCCATCACCAGCATCATCCCCAGTATTATCATCCCTCTACTTCTCGCCGTTCTCCTCAACCAAAAAATCATCCTTAGAAGTTTCTTTCGAACCAGCTACTTCATCCCCTCCATAACCTCCCTCGTTGCCATGGGCTTAGGATTTCGTTGGCTATTTCAAAACAACGGTCCAGTTAACCAACTACTTCAACAAATAAACATTACTCCCATCCCTTGGCTCAATAGCCCCCTCTGGGCAATGCCCATTATTATCCTATTCAGTACATGGCGACAAATCGGCTTTAACCTCGTCGTATTCCTAGCAGGATTACAAGCCATCCCCAAATCACGATACGAAGCCGCCGAACTAGACGGCGCAGATTCATGGGCAAAATTTTTATATATAACCATCCCCGGATTAAAACCAACCCTAATTTTTTGTATCATCACCACCTCCATCTTTACCTTCCGCTCCTTTGAACAAATATACGTTATGACCAACGGCGGCCCGGCCAACAGCACCAATATCCTCGCTTACTATATATATCAACAAGCATTTAGACAATTTAACTTCGGTTATGCCGCCGCCGCCACCAGCATTTTATTATTAATAGCCTTTCTCCTCGTTTATATCCAAATTCTTATCACCAAAGAATAA